The proteins below come from a single Benincasa hispida cultivar B227 chromosome 4, ASM972705v1, whole genome shotgun sequence genomic window:
- the LOC120076045 gene encoding uncharacterized mitochondrial protein AtMg00810-like gives MEAEYVAIWEAAKEVVWLKEFFTDLEVVPDMSKPITLYCASVDIIYDLKIHLSTTFKKDLGDLCHFLGRELARFSQDTSLLACKPSNCPMDPNLHLSLGDSPLLKGPIAYRCLIDKLLYLTISKPDIVFVKGFFFAFVLIFNFKACSNSDWASYMDSCKSTTGFCVFMSDSLVFWMAKKQMTVFRSSIEAEYKVHGATTCEIIRIS, from the exons ATGGAGGCAGAGTATGTAGCAATTTGGGAAGCTGCCAAAGAAGTTGTATGGCTTAAGGAATTttttactgatttggaagttgttccagacatgtcaaagcctatcACCCTTtact GTGCTTCTGTTGACATTATTTATGATCTTAAAATTCACTTGAGTACTACTTTTAAGAAGGATTTGGGGGATCTTTGTCACTTCTTGGGGCGTGAACTTGCACGTTTTTCTCAAG ATACCAGTCTTTTGGCTTGTAAACCTTCAAATTGTCCCATGGATCCTAATTTGCACTTGTCTCTTGGTGATAGTCCTTTATTAAAAGGTCCAATTGCTTATCGGTGTTTGATTGACAAACTTTTATATCTCACTATCTCCAAACCTGATATTGTTTTT GTCAAGGGATTCTTCTTCGCCTTTGTACTAATTTTCAACTTTAAGGCTTGTTCAAATTCTGATTGGGCATCTTACATGGATTCTTGTAAGTCCACAACTGGTTTTTGTGTGTTCATGAGTGATTCCCTTGTATTTTGGATGGCTAAGAAACAAATGACTGTCTTTAGATCATCAATTGAAGCTGAATACAAGGTTCATGGTGCTACTACTTGTGAAATTATTCGGATTTCCTAA